Proteins encoded within one genomic window of Hermetia illucens chromosome 2, iHerIll2.2.curated.20191125, whole genome shotgun sequence:
- the LOC119648354 gene encoding uncharacterized protein LOC119648354 isoform X3 encodes MSYKLLALFACLAVASAASIPEQADLREAFETEDAIYIPISIEEANQLRLPRSAPKLEEESALSYIPDAAEAEITEPSSSHGRVRRDVEQVLETEDAYYVPVSDEEAELLRLPRSIDDLALSEDGEDHVEIITDDEVQRTKRQLNIQGGGSPHSGFDHNV; translated from the exons ATGAGTTATAAGCTCTTAGCACTCTTCGCTTGTTTGGCTGTAGCGTCTGCAGCCAGTATTCCAGAACAAGCTGATCTTCGTGAAGCTTTTGAAACTGAAGATGCCATTTACATTCCAATTTCCATTGAGGAAGCGAACCAGCTAAGGTTACCAAGAAGTGCTCCAAAGCTGGAAGAAGAATCTGCTTTG TCATATATTCCAGATGCTGCGGAAGCAGAAATCACAGAACCATCGTcatctcatggtcgtgtacgtCGTGATGTTGAGCAAGTTCTTGAAACCGAAGATGCATACTACGTCCCAGTGAGCGATGAGGAAGCTGAACTTCTCAGATTGCCCAGAAGTATTGATGATCTCGCATTATCAGAAGATGGAGAAGATCATGTAGAAATT ATCACAGATGACGAAGTTCAACGTACGAAAAGGCAATTGAATATTCAAGGAGGTGGAAGTCCGCATTCTGGTTTTGACCATAATGTTTAA
- the LOC119648354 gene encoding uncharacterized protein LOC119648354 isoform X2, which translates to MSYKLLALFACLAVASAASIPEQADLREAFETEDAIYIPISIEEANQLRLPRSAPKLEEESALSYIPDAAEAEITEPSSSHGRVRRDVEQVLETEDAYYVPVSDEEAELLRLPRSIDDLALSEDGEDHVEIITDDEVQREKRQLNIQGGGSPHSGFDLNVQGRAKIWESNNGRNTLHGTGEYSQHLGGPYGNSRPNFGGGLLFTHRF; encoded by the exons ATGAGTTATAAGCTCTTAGCACTCTTCGCTTGTTTGGCTGTAGCGTCTGCAGCCAGTATTCCAGAACAAGCTGATCTTCGTGAAGCTTTTGAAACTGAAGATGCCATTTACATTCCAATTTCCATTGAGGAAGCGAACCAGCTAAGGTTACCAAGAAGTGCTCCAAAGCTGGAAGAAGAATCTGCTTTG TCATATATTCCAGATGCTGCGGAAGCAGAAATCACAGAACCATCGTcatctcatggtcgtgtacgtCGTGATGTTGAGCAAGTTCTTGAAACCGAAGATGCATACTACGTCCCAGTGAGCGATGAGGAAGCTGAACTTCTCAGATTGCCCAGAAGTATTGATGATCTCGCATTATCAGAAGATGGAGAAGATCATGTAGAAATT ATCACAGATGACGAAGTACAGCGTGAGAAAAGGCAGTTGAATATTCAAGGTGGTGGAAGTCCTCATTCTGGTTTTGACCTTAATGTTCAAGGTCGTGCAAAGATTTGGGAAAGTAACAATGGACGCAATACCCTTCACGGTACTGGTGAATATAGTCAACACTTGGGTGGACCCTATGGTAATAGCCGACCCAACTTTGGAGGTGGATTACTTTTCACCCATCGCTTCTAA
- the LOC119648354 gene encoding uncharacterized protein LOC119648354 isoform X1: MSYKLVALFACLAVASAASIPEQADLREAFETEDAIYIPISIEEANQLRLPRSAPKLEEESALSYISDAAEAEIEEPSSSHGRVRRDVQQVLETEDAYYVPVSDEEAELLRLPRSIDDLALSEDGEDHVEIITDDEVQREKRQLNIQGGGSPHSGFDLNVQGRAKIWESNNGRNTLHGTGEYSQHLGGPYGNSRPNFGGGLLFTHRF; encoded by the exons ATGAGTTATAAACTCGTAGCACTCTTCGCTTGCTTGGCTGTAGCGTCTGCAGCCAGTATTCCAGAACAAGCCGATCTTCGTGAAGCTTTTGAAACTGAAGATGCGATCTACATTCCAATTTCCATTGAGGAAGCGAACCAGCTAAGGTTACCAAGAAGTGCTCCAAAGCTGGAAGAAGAATCTGCCTTG TCATATATTTCAGATGCTGCGGAAGCAGAGATCGAAGAACCATCGtcctctcatggtcgtgtacgtCGTGATGTTCAGCAAGTTCTTGAAACTGAAGATGCATACTACGTCCCAGTGAGCGATGAGGAAGCTGAACTTCTCAGATTGCCCAGAAGTATTGATGATCTCGCATTATCAGAAGATGGGGAGGATCATGTAGAAATT ATCACAGATGACGAAGTACAGCGTGAGAAAAGGCAGTTGAATATTCAAGGTGGTGGAAGTCCTCATTCTGGTTTTGACCTTAATGTTCAAGGTCGTGCAAAGATTTGGGAAAGTAACAATGGACGCAATACCCTTCACGGTACTGGTGAATATAGTCAACACTTGGGTGGACCCTATGGTAATAGCCGACCCAACTTTGGAGGTGGATTACTTTTCACCCATCGCTTCTAA